Proteins from one Pseudomonadota bacterium genomic window:
- a CDS encoding AI-2E family transporter, with amino-acid sequence MLRQFFANPVIKSLLVFLLLASIASGLATVLKPVLIPLIVSFVLYALLEPMTGKLVGRGFSQSAAIATILIGVVALITVSIVLFFPIVLDQIEQFQKQLPALWAEISKKADELANSMSGGMGLQLDLGQMTSKWFGKVQESAATVLVSSAGFILKLAIMMILVPLITFFLLRDFRTLRGQIMGWLPNNSYELGWLIYYRVTKQLQKYIRGVLIQSFIVALVVSIGFFMLG; translated from the coding sequence GTGCTCAGGCAGTTTTTCGCTAATCCGGTAATAAAATCATTACTTGTGTTTCTGCTCCTGGCCTCCATTGCAAGTGGACTTGCCACGGTGCTGAAGCCCGTTCTCATTCCGTTGATTGTTTCCTTTGTTCTCTATGCGCTTCTGGAACCCATGACCGGCAAACTGGTGGGCCGTGGATTTTCGCAGTCTGCTGCCATCGCAACTATTCTGATCGGGGTTGTGGCGCTGATCACCGTAAGTATCGTTTTGTTTTTCCCGATTGTACTGGACCAGATCGAACAATTTCAGAAACAGCTCCCAGCCCTTTGGGCGGAAATATCCAAGAAGGCGGATGAGCTTGCCAACTCAATGAGTGGAGGAATGGGGTTGCAACTTGATTTGGGACAGATGACCAGCAAGTGGTTCGGAAAGGTTCAGGAATCAGCAGCCACGGTTCTTGTGTCCTCGGCGGGTTTTATCCTGAAACTGGCGATCATGATGATCCTGGTGCCGCTGATCACCTTTTTCCTGCTGCGGGATTTCCGCACATTGCGGGGCCAGATCATGGGCTGGCTGCCAAACAACAGTTACGAGCTCGGCTGGTTGATTTATTACCGGGTGACAAAGCAGTTGCAGAAGTATATTCGTGGCGTGCTCATTCAATCCTTTATCGTCGCACTGGTGGTCAGTATCGGTTTTTTTATGCTGGGG